The segment GGCGTTCTGTTGAATGTCTTCTTACGATCAGTCACTGAGAAACTAGAGCCAGTATTACCACTTATTTCAATGGCGGCTATTGTCCTTATTATTGCCATTGTTGTGGCGCTGAATGCGAGTAACCTTGCGACAATCGGCCCAATCGTAGCCTTGGCCGTTATTTTACATAACGGTGTCGGTTTAGCTTCTGGCTATTGGATTTGCCGTGTACTTGGCTTTAATGAAACTGTGTGTCGCACAGTTGCGTTTGAAGTTGGTTTGCAGAATTCAGGCTTAGCGACTGCATTGGCTATGAAATTCTTCACTCCAGCTTCAGCTGTGGCAGGAACTATCTTCTCGATCTGGCATAACTTGTCAGGATCTGTGTTGGCTGGCTATTGGGCAAAATGTCCAAATACCGATGATGAAATTGTTCATGAAACAGTGAAAAGCTAAGTTGCCGTTTTCGCTGCAAATAAAAAGGGTTAGCTTAGCTAACCCTTTTTTCATGTTTCTAATTTTAGTTAGAAGATTGTTCTGCCGGAGTGCCTGAAACTTGTTCTAGTTCAGAATCTGAGTCAGCTGTTGGTGCTTTACCTGTTCTACGTTTGTATTTTTCTTCCCAGTAAGTTGCATTCTTGATGCCAAGTTTTACAGGGTTAAACAGGTAATCTTCTACGCCTTGTTTTTGTTGTTGTTCGTAGTCTTTTAACGCTGCCATTGTTGGTTTAGCCATGAAGAAAATAATTACGATACCAACAATGTTCAGCCAAGCCATCATACCTACACCAACGTCACCCATTGCCCATGCAAGGTTTGCCGTCTTCACCGTACCGTAGAATACCGCTGTAATGATCACCAGTTTTAGGAAGAACATTAGGCCGTCAACTTTGAAAGTACGACGAATGTAAGCCACGTTAGTTTCAGCGATATAGTAGTAAGCCAGAATGGTTGTAAATGCGAAGAAGAACAACGCGAATGCAACGAATGGTTTACCAACACCTGGAAGTGCACTTTCAATCGCCATCTGTGTAAATGCAGGACCGTTCGCCGCTACATCAGCTGCGATGTTCTGAACTAGGAACAGACCTTCAGCGCCACCGTGTACGTTGTAAGCACCAGTAATTAGGATCATAAATGCTGTTGCCGAACATACTAATAGTGTATCGATGTAGATAGAGAACGCTTGTACAAGACCTTGTTGAGCTGGGTGATCAACACTTGCTGCCGCTGCAGCGTGAGGACCAGTACCTTGACCTGCTTCGTTAGAGTAAACACCACGTTTCACACCCCAACCAATTGCAGCGCCGACACCAGCCATAGGTGTAAATGCGTCTCCAATGATCATGCCGAAGATTCTTGGTACTTCACCAATGTTTAGCAGAATGATAACGAACGCAGTTACCACATAAGCCAGAGCCATGAATGGCACAACAATTTGTGTGAAGTTAGCGATACGTTTCACGCCACCGAAAATAATGAATGCAAGAAGGATTGAAACAATCGTACCAGTGAGAATTTTTGCGAAACTGAATGTACCGATAGCAGTGTCAATCATTGGTCCTGAACCAAATGCAGTCTCCACGGCATTACCAATGCTGTTTGACTGGACACCCGGAAGTAGGACACCACAAGCAAAAATAGTCGCGATAGCAAAGATCCACGCGTACCATTTTTGACCCATTGCTTTTTCGATGTAGTAAGCAGGGCCACCACGGAACTCATGGTTATCTTCTTCTTTATAGATTTGCGCGAGAGTTGATTCTGCATAGGCTGTCGCGGCACCAAAGAATGCTACAACCCACATCCAGAATACCGCACCAGGACCACCAAAACCGATTGCTGCTGCTACGCCTGCAATGTTACCTGTACCTACACGACCTGACAGAGAAACTGCAAGTGCTTGGAACGAAGATATGCCCTTAGAAGAACTTTTGCCAGAAAGCAAAAGGCGCCACATCTCGAAGAAATGACGAACCTGAACGAAACGAGTTAGAACTGAATAGAAAACACCTGCGCCAAGACACAGATAAATCAGCGCCGGGCTCCAGATAATTCCATTTAGAAAATCAACAAATGACTGCATTAGTATTTTCCCTGTTGAGTGATAGTTGTGTTTGTTTTGCGTGTCAGATAATAATCTTTTGTAACAGTAATGTTAACCAAATTTTCTCTAAGACTTAATTACTGTGATTTTTCACACGAAATTCTGATTAATGAGTGAGCGGTAAGTTATAAATTCTAGATTTGGTTAAAAAGTGGTCTTTTATAAATCAGATATTACTTATATAAGAATTATGCATGCCTATATGAATAAATTTTCATTTTGAGGTTGTTTTGAAATTGCGATGTTTTGTGGTGAATAATATGTATATACATAAATAAAAAAGGGCCTGACTAGACCCTTTTTGGTGATTGATAGGATTTTTAGCTGTAATAACGAGAAACGCCTAATCCTGTCACATCAATTTTTGCATCACCATGAGTGATGATGTCTGAAAGAATTTGTCCAGATCCACACGCCATAGTCCAGCCTAAAGTGCCATGACCTGTGTTGGTGTAAAGGTTCTCTATCGGTGTAGCACCAATAATAGGAGTACCGTCTGGAGTCATCGGACGGAAGCCGGTCCAGAATTCCGCTTTACTAAAATCGCCACCTTGTGGGAACAAATCACGAACGACCATCTCAATCGTTTCTTTGCGAGCGGTCGGAATTGAAGGATCAAAACCAGCTAATTCTGCTGTGCCTGCAACGCGGATTCTGTCATCAAAGCGAGTTAATGCAACTTTGTAGGTTTCATCCATTACTGTAGAGGTAGGAGCAAGCTCTTCATTCACAATCGGTAAGGTTAATGAGTAACCTTTTACTGGGTATACAGGTACGTCTACGCCTAAAGGCTTCAACATCTGCTTAGAAAAACTACCTAAAGCAACCACATAAGCGTCCGCTTTTAACAGGCCTTTATCCGTTTGGACACCCATGATCTTTTTGCCTTCAATCTCTAGTGATTGAATTTGAGTATCGAACTTGAATTGTACGCCTTGGGATTTCGCTAGCTCCGTTAGTTGCTGACAGAAAAGGTAACAGTCACCGGTTTCATCATCAGGCAAATAGAGGCCACCAACCAGTTTATCCTGCACTGGAGTTAAGCCTGACTCTTGTTTAATACAAGAAGCCACATCCATCAGTTCAAAACGTACGCCACTTTGTTCTAATAGCTTCATATCTTTTTCGATAGAAACGAGCTGCTTTTCGGTACGGAATACTTGTAGTGTGCCTTTCTGGCGACCTTGATATTCTACGTTGTGATGCTTCTTAAGCTCTTGCAAACACTCGCGGCTATGATTCGCAATGGCCAGCATGCGAGACTTGTTGATTTGGTAACGTGCAAGTTGGCAGTTCGCCAACATCTGCGTCATCCATTGCAGCATTTGAGGATCAAGCGATGGTTTAACTTTTAAAGGTGCGTGTTTTTCAAATAACCATTTAATCGCTTTTTGAGGAATACCTGGAGCTGCCCATGGAGATGAATAGCCATATGAGATTTGCCCAGCATTTGCAAAACTGGTTTCTTCAGCACTACGTGGTTGGCGGTCTACCACAGTCACGCTATGACCTGCCTGAGACAAATACCATGCTGATGTTAAACCTACGACACCACTTCCAAGAACGATAACTTCCATTTGAAACTCCTCATTTGTTATAGCGGTAGTTTCTTTGCTTTACCTTTTGTTAACAATCGATAAAAATTATCAGCAGTGTTTAGTAAAACTATAAGCAAAGCTATGTTAAAGAGTTCTCAAGTATCAGCGTTACACACCTTCATGTTAGTGGCTCAGTATCCAAGTTTCAGTGCAGCAGCTAAGGAATTGCACATAACGACAGGCGCAATTAGTCAGCAGTTACTCCAACTGGAATCAAAAATAGGTTTTAGTCTATTTGAACGCCATTCGCGTGGAGTGAAATTAACTGAAGCAGGAGAGACACTTAGAGCTGTTGTCCAACGCAGTTTTCACGATATCGAAGAGTCGTTACATAACTTGGAGCAACGTGAGAATCGTAAAGAGATCCGCCTTAAACTCACTCCGTCGTTGGCATTCAAATGGTTGTTACCCAAACTTGAAGATTTCTATCATCAGAATCCAGATATTCAGGTGCAGCTTTTTGCGGAAGGGGCGCTGGTGGATAGTGAAAGAAAGGACTTCGATCTCGCAATAGATTACGGCCCTTTTCCTTACAACAGGAAAAACTCAGAGCTACTTATGGCGGAATCTTTGTTACCTGTAATGAGTCCGTCCTATTTAAAAGCTCACCCATGGCTTGAAGATATTAGTAACAATAAAAACTATTGGGATGAGGTGAACCTACTTCATGACGCAATGCCATGGGCAAAAGCACCAAGAGATTATGAATGGCTTTATTGGGCGTCCGAAATGGGCGTTGAGATTTCGACTCTCAAAGGGCACTTCTTTAACCGCACCGATATGGCGATGTCCGCTGCTGAAGCAGGGGTAGGGATTGCCATGGCTCGCTCAATGCTACTGCAAAATGAACTGGAAACAGGCAAGCTTATTTCACCATTCAACCCCATACCCGCAAACGCAGGGTACTTTTTGATCACCCATAACCCAAATGAAACCACTGCGACTTTTACGCAGTGGCTTAAGGGGCAAGTTTAAAGTGTATTAGTTTGATAAATGAGCGGTGGTGAAGGTATTTACTCTATTTCTTCCCATTGATTTGGCTTCATACAAAGCTTTATCTGAGCGTCTAAGCAAAGATTCAGGAGTGTCATCGCCTCGGGCGATATGAGTAACGCCTATGCTTACAGTGAAAAATATTTCATCATCATCATACTTGATCACTGTATTTGCTAGTGCATCTTTGATGGCTCTGAATAGTTTTACAGCTTCCTGTTCGCTGGTCTGGTAAAGAATAATGGCAAACTCTTCGCCGCCGATACGAGATATATGTCCTAAATGGTTCACTATATCTTCAGTGATTTTTACTACTTGTCGTAATACGTGATCACCAGCATTGTGACCATATCGATCGTTAAGCGCTTTGAAATGATCGATGTCCATTAATCCAATAAAGAATAACTTATCTTGATCATGAAACTCTCTGATTGATTGAACTATCTTTGCGGTAAATGCCCTGCGATTTGGGGCGCCGGTAAGATGATCGGTTGAAGCCAAATGCTTCAGTTCTTTGACTTGAAGATGAAGGCGAATATTTAACGCTATCCAGTTGGCTAAACATTGCAACTTAAGAGCATGGAGCTCAGTGTAATAGTTGGTTTGATTATGGGCGACATTGAGTGTACCTAAACAGATGTCACCACTGATCAAGGGAGCATCCATACAAGTCTTGAGGCCATATTGGCTTAATAGCTGGCAATCTAGCTCGTGGGACTGTTCGAGATCATCACATACAGTTAACGTTCTTTTGGAAAATACTCTTCCAACAAACGTATTAGCGATAGGAACATCATAATCGAGTGGTATCGCTTTATTACCGCTGATGGAATACAGCTTTAAGAAGTCATTACCGCTTTGCAATGTAATACTCGCTCTTTCAGCATCAAAAAGTTTATGTATCCATTGAGATACAGAATCTAGTACTTCTTGCAGCGATAGAGCTGATGACAACTCTTGTATGAACTCAACAGGGAGTTTGATCTCTTGTCCTTTTTCAAGATTCGATAGCTTAGAAGGAGGAAACTTTCTTTCAGTAGGCATTACATCACCTCTTTTTATTATTTTTGCTTCGGTATCTAAGTAATATTAGGGGATTTATTCGCGGCTTAATTGTTGGTGACTGGTTGTATAAGCATTAGTTATAACCTTGTCAGTTGCAAGCCTTTTAATCGTTAGCAATGTAAGCCAAACTGAGTTCATGAATCTCTCTTATTACTTTGAAAATAAATGGTATTTTTATTTTTTATAAGCTTGGTTTGAGAGGTTGTTAACACTTAATGGGTAGGCAAAAAGGATGTAAGATACGCCAGTTTATAGCTAAAAGTTTAGTTTTTCTCAGAAGTGCGTATTCCGGAGCAATCCAGCCACCGTTTCCGGGATTCCCCGGACACCCATTCCGTTTTAATCCGGACACTATTTCCGGCATAAACCAGCCATTTTTCCACTAACTCCGGAATCACTGTCCGGTTAAGCGGAAACCCTGTCCGGTTACTCCGGAATATCCCTCTTTTCTCTTTTAAATCAATCACTCACTATTCTTGTTATGCATATTAACGTAGCAAGGAAGTGATAATGCCGAAAAAGAGAACATCTATGACAAACATCAAAGAGGTATTACGCCTTAAATATGAGTGCCATCTGTCGACCAGAAAGATCGCTTCCTGCACGAAAGTAAGTCGTTCAACCATCTCAGAAATACTGACCCGTTTTGAGCAAAGCGCAATGAGTTGGCCTCTCCCTGAAAGCTGCTCTGATACTGAACTGGCTCAGACTCTCTATCGTGACAAAACAATCAGCGACACAAAGGTGATGCCGGACTTCGCCCAGTGCTTTGTCGAACTGAAACGTAAGGGCATGAGCAAACATCTGCTGTGGGAAGAGTATCTGGCTGAATATCAGGAGAGAGCTTATCGTTACAGCCAGTTCTGCGAGCATTACACTCGTTGGTTAAAGAAGCAGAAACGCAGTATGCGTCAGAGCCACCTGGCCGGTGACAAACTGTTCATCGACTACTGTGGACCAACCATCCCGGTGGTAAACCCTGAAACCGGAGAAATCCGCAACGCTCAGATCTTCGTGGCGACGTTAGGTGCGTCCAACTACACCTATGTTGAAGCCTGTGAAAGCCAGCGACTTGAGCACTGGCTGGAAGCTCATGCCAATGCCTTTGAACACTTCGGCGGCGTTCCGGCGTTGCTTGTACCTGATAACCTAAAATCCGCGGTGACCAAAACGGACCGCTACGAACCCAAGCTCAACGATAGTTACCGCAAGTTGGCGTACCATTACCGCACGGCCGTTATGCCAGCACGCCCTTATAAACCCAAAGATAAAGCCAAGGCTGAGAATGCCGTCCTTATCGTTGAGCGTTGGATCATGATGCGGCTTCGTCACCGAACCTTCCATACCTTCAAAGAGCTAAACCTCTCTATCCGGGAGTTAATGGACTCACTGAACCAAAGACAGATGAAACAACTGGGAGCCAGCCGAAAGGAGCTGTTCGATACTCTGGATAAGCCGGCACTAAAACCTCTCCCCGTACAACGTTATCTCTACACAGAAATCAAACGCGCCAAAGTGGGGCCGGATTATCACATCGAATACAAAAGGCATTATTACTCTGTTCCCCATCAGTTAGTGGGCCAATACGTTGAGCTTGAAGCCACTTCCAGGCTGATACAGATATACCATCAGGGTAATCTGATCTCTCAGCACCCAGCCAGTAAAAAAGAGCATGGGATCAGTACTTATCCGGAGCATATGCCCAGCAATCATCAATATCAAAAATGGTCACCAGAGCGGTTACTTAACTGGGGAGGCCGGATCGGCGCAGCGACACAAGAAGTGGTCAACCGATTACTCATGTCGAAAGCGCATCCTGCGCAAGCCAATCGCAGTTGCCTTGGGCTTCTCAACCTGACGAAAAAATACGGTGACGCTCGCTTAGAGCAGGCATGTAAAGATGCTCTGATGGTGAACAAACCCTATCTCAGGTTCATCAGAAACTTGCTTGAAAATCACCGGGAAGGCCTGTTGTCTTCGACTCCGGAATCCACCCCTGACATCCAACACAGCAATGTGCGCGGACCCAACAGTTATCACTAGGAGAGAATGATGAACACAATAAGCGAACAACTCAAATCACTGCGTCTGAGCCATGCCGCCTCGGCTCTGGAGCAACAACAAGAGCAGTTATCGACCTATGCAGAGCTGAGCTTCGAAGAGCGGTTAAGCCTGCTGCTTGAAAGCGAAGTGTTGGGACGAAATCAGGCCAAAATCCAACGCCTGAAGTGGCAAGCTAAACTCCGGGTCGATGCTCTGCCAAGTCAGATTATCTACAAAGAAGGACGAGGACTTAAGCGTACTCAAATGAGTGAGCTATTAACCGGGAGCTACTTGCACAAAAAACAAAACGTTCTGATCACCGGACCGACGGGAGCAGGAAAAACCTACGTTGCCTGTGCGCTTGCAGCTCAAGCTTGCGACCAGCTCTACAGTGTCCGTTATCACAGGCTCAGCCGTTTACTTGATGACCTGAGTTCAGGTCGCCTTGACGGGACTTACCAAAAGCAACTTCTGGCTCTGTCGAGAAAACAACTTCTGATCTTGGATGACTGGGGAATGGAAAAGTTGAGTCCGGATCATGCGGGTCACTTGCTGGAGCTTCTGGAGGATCGTTATCAAACCAGCAGCACCATTATGATAAGCCAGCTTCCGGTTAAAGAATGGTACAACATGATAGGCAATGCCACGGTTGCTGACGCCTTATTGGATAGGTTAATCCACAACAGTCACCGAATAGAACTCGGAGGAGAATCAATGAGAAAACTGGCGCAATCCGGACAGGTAGAGTAAAAATAGGGTTAGAGAAAAGTTAGGGATATGAGGCGTCCGGTTAAACCGGAGCCGGTGTCCGGAATCACCGGAATACGCAGAAGTGCAACAGTCAAAATTATCTAAAGCAGGATTTCTGTAGGCCTATTAGGGGAAGTACTTCTTGTAAGACAACAAGTTCTAGATACTTTGCTGCGTTTTAACATGCGGTTTGATAATGTATCGTGACTAACTCAATGCAATGCTGAAATGTGTAAATAGCCAAACATTGGTGGTTCAAAAAAATACCTGAAGAACTAAATACAAAAAGGGCGATAACTCTATGAGTTATCGCCCTTTCCAAACGTTTGGTGGGCTGGCGTAAGTTGATCTTAACTTTTAATTCATTGATTTTATTTTCAATTATTCGGTTTGATTTTAATTGGTGTACCTTGTGGTGTACCTATTGCTTACTATAACGATGAATCTATACTTTAGTCTCGCTTCAGAAGAGGTCTTCCAAAAGTTTTTGTTTCAAATATTTTATCCAAATTTGTAACCTTCTTTTTCTGCTCCGATGGCATTGTAAGAGAGTCGTCGTTGGAATCTTGACCTACATTGCCCTCTTTAGCATTTTTTCGATTTTCCAACTCTCTATCGATCAACTTTTTAAGCTTGGCCTTGATCTCGTTTCTTCCATCGCTGCCAGTAAGCTCGATCAACTTAGCCCAATCCACCTCACTGAATGTTAGTGTTTTTTCTTCTTTAGTTTTGAAGGCGTTGCTTTGTGAAGATGAAGACTTAGCTTTTCTTGAAAACGAATCAGTGAGTTCTTTTACAACTTTTTTAAATGTTGTAGCCTCGCTACTTTTTTCACTCAAATCATCAGGTGAGGTTGTTGCGCAAAGTACGTCAAAAATGCACATAATGGTATGTTTTTGTTTAATGGAATCATTAGTTGTGTTTAAGCCGGTTCCTGGATACTTTTTCATCAAGTAATGGTAATACCAAGCGTTCAATTTTTCATCGTTTGAGTTAAACACGTTCCACTCTGTGTTTACGTAACGACAACTCAATTGGTAGAGACTTTCTATATCATTAATTA is part of the Vibrio diazotrophicus genome and harbors:
- a CDS encoding alanine/glycine:cation symporter family protein, whose protein sequence is MQSFVDFLNGIIWSPALIYLCLGAGVFYSVLTRFVQVRHFFEMWRLLLSGKSSSKGISSFQALAVSLSGRVGTGNIAGVAAAIGFGGPGAVFWMWVVAFFGAATAYAESTLAQIYKEEDNHEFRGGPAYYIEKAMGQKWYAWIFAIATIFACGVLLPGVQSNSIGNAVETAFGSGPMIDTAIGTFSFAKILTGTIVSILLAFIIFGGVKRIANFTQIVVPFMALAYVVTAFVIILLNIGEVPRIFGMIIGDAFTPMAGVGAAIGWGVKRGVYSNEAGQGTGPHAAAAASVDHPAQQGLVQAFSIYIDTLLVCSATAFMILITGAYNVHGGAEGLFLVQNIAADVAANGPAFTQMAIESALPGVGKPFVAFALFFFAFTTILAYYYIAETNVAYIRRTFKVDGLMFFLKLVIITAVFYGTVKTANLAWAMGDVGVGMMAWLNIVGIVIIFFMAKPTMAALKDYEQQQKQGVEDYLFNPVKLGIKNATYWEEKYKRRTGKAPTADSDSELEQVSGTPAEQSSN
- a CDS encoding D-amino acid dehydrogenase; its protein translation is MEVIVLGSGVVGLTSAWYLSQAGHSVTVVDRQPRSAEETSFANAGQISYGYSSPWAAPGIPQKAIKWLFEKHAPLKVKPSLDPQMLQWMTQMLANCQLARYQINKSRMLAIANHSRECLQELKKHHNVEYQGRQKGTLQVFRTEKQLVSIEKDMKLLEQSGVRFELMDVASCIKQESGLTPVQDKLVGGLYLPDDETGDCYLFCQQLTELAKSQGVQFKFDTQIQSLEIEGKKIMGVQTDKGLLKADAYVVALGSFSKQMLKPLGVDVPVYPVKGYSLTLPIVNEELAPTSTVMDETYKVALTRFDDRIRVAGTAELAGFDPSIPTARKETIEMVVRDLFPQGGDFSKAEFWTGFRPMTPDGTPIIGATPIENLYTNTGHGTLGWTMACGSGQILSDIITHGDAKIDVTGLGVSRYYS
- a CDS encoding LysR substrate-binding domain-containing protein, yielding MLKSSQVSALHTFMLVAQYPSFSAAAKELHITTGAISQQLLQLESKIGFSLFERHSRGVKLTEAGETLRAVVQRSFHDIEESLHNLEQRENRKEIRLKLTPSLAFKWLLPKLEDFYHQNPDIQVQLFAEGALVDSERKDFDLAIDYGPFPYNRKNSELLMAESLLPVMSPSYLKAHPWLEDISNNKNYWDEVNLLHDAMPWAKAPRDYEWLYWASEMGVEISTLKGHFFNRTDMAMSAAEAGVGIAMARSMLLQNELETGKLISPFNPIPANAGYFLITHNPNETTATFTQWLKGQV
- a CDS encoding sensor domain-containing diguanylate cyclase gives rise to the protein MPTERKFPPSKLSNLEKGQEIKLPVEFIQELSSALSLQEVLDSVSQWIHKLFDAERASITLQSGNDFLKLYSISGNKAIPLDYDVPIANTFVGRVFSKRTLTVCDDLEQSHELDCQLLSQYGLKTCMDAPLISGDICLGTLNVAHNQTNYYTELHALKLQCLANWIALNIRLHLQVKELKHLASTDHLTGAPNRRAFTAKIVQSIREFHDQDKLFFIGLMDIDHFKALNDRYGHNAGDHVLRQVVKITEDIVNHLGHISRIGGEEFAIILYQTSEQEAVKLFRAIKDALANTVIKYDDDEIFFTVSIGVTHIARGDDTPESLLRRSDKALYEAKSMGRNRVNTFTTAHLSN
- the istA gene encoding IS21 family transposase, giving the protein MPKKRTSMTNIKEVLRLKYECHLSTRKIASCTKVSRSTISEILTRFEQSAMSWPLPESCSDTELAQTLYRDKTISDTKVMPDFAQCFVELKRKGMSKHLLWEEYLAEYQERAYRYSQFCEHYTRWLKKQKRSMRQSHLAGDKLFIDYCGPTIPVVNPETGEIRNAQIFVATLGASNYTYVEACESQRLEHWLEAHANAFEHFGGVPALLVPDNLKSAVTKTDRYEPKLNDSYRKLAYHYRTAVMPARPYKPKDKAKAENAVLIVERWIMMRLRHRTFHTFKELNLSIRELMDSLNQRQMKQLGASRKELFDTLDKPALKPLPVQRYLYTEIKRAKVGPDYHIEYKRHYYSVPHQLVGQYVELEATSRLIQIYHQGNLISQHPASKKEHGISTYPEHMPSNHQYQKWSPERLLNWGGRIGAATQEVVNRLLMSKAHPAQANRSCLGLLNLTKKYGDARLEQACKDALMVNKPYLRFIRNLLENHREGLLSSTPESTPDIQHSNVRGPNSYH
- the istB gene encoding IS21-like element helper ATPase IstB translates to MNTISEQLKSLRLSHAASALEQQQEQLSTYAELSFEERLSLLLESEVLGRNQAKIQRLKWQAKLRVDALPSQIIYKEGRGLKRTQMSELLTGSYLHKKQNVLITGPTGAGKTYVACALAAQACDQLYSVRYHRLSRLLDDLSSGRLDGTYQKQLLALSRKQLLILDDWGMEKLSPDHAGHLLELLEDRYQTSSTIMISQLPVKEWYNMIGNATVADALLDRLIHNSHRIELGGESMRKLAQSGQVE